The Gymnogyps californianus isolate 813 chromosome Z, ASM1813914v2, whole genome shotgun sequence genome has a window encoding:
- the LOC127027540 gene encoding cytochrome c oxidase subunit 7C, mitochondrial, with product MLAAGVRRFTTSALRRSHYEEGPGKNIPFSVDNKWRLLALMCGFFGSGFVAPFVIVRHQLLKK from the exons ATGCTGGCTGCTGGTGTCCGCAGGTTTACCACCTCCGCCCTCCGCAGGAGCCACTATGAGGAGGGGCCTGGAAAG aatattccattttctgtgGACAACAAATGGCGATTACTCGCACTAATGTGTGGATTCTTTGGAAGTGGATTTGTCGCCCCTTTCGTTATAGTCAGACACCAGCTTCTTAAGAAATGA